Sequence from the Methanobacterium alkalithermotolerans genome:
CCCATATCGGATAAAATACCTGAATTTGCCCCATCAATATTCATTTTGATGCCTTTTTTTTCCACCATAACCTCCTGTACTGCCATTGCCAGCCGGGTGTGATCTCCAATACAATCATATTCCTGTGCCAGCTGGATAAGGCGGGTAGCCCGGGGATCTTCAGAATGATATCGATGGCCAAAGCCCGGCACTTTATTTCCTTTTTCAATGTAATTATTCACAAATTCCTCTGCCATTACTCTTATATCAGTTTCTGGTTTTGAATTTTGAATAAATTCCTGGAAAGCCCTCATTGACTTCTCAATTGCTCCTGCATGATTTTTTCCAAAAGCTAAAAGACCTCCAGCAATACAAGCATGTACTTTCGATCCAGCAGATGCCATTAGACGGGCAGCCTGAGTACTGGGAGGAGTAACTCCATGATCACAAAATGAAACCAGTACGGCACTTAACATCTCTGATTCCTTTTTTTCAGGTATCTCACCTTTTATTAGTAAATAAACCATTTCTGAAAAAGAAATATTGCCAATGAGGCTCTCTTGAGAATAGCCCCGGGTAACGATATTATTAGGTTCAACTTTGGTGATGGATGTCCTCCATTTAGGGTTATTAATTTTGAATACATTCTCTAGTGATTCTCTTCCAATTGCCATTACTACGCACCTCTTATTAATAGGTGGTGAATTTATAAATCCAGATAAAAATTGAAATAAATATAATCTATTTATTGATAAAGCAACTTCCATCCTTATTTAAAACTCTATAATTGCTCTTCTAGGCTCCATACAACAGCAAGGCCTCATAGAAACAATTCTAACTCCGCTAGCCCTTTGAGGGCCAACCTTAACAAAGGAGCCCAACGCAGTTGCTGAGCCACCCAGGCCCAGAGGACCTACTTTAGTCCGGTTTATAGAATCAGTTATATAATTTTCTACAGGAGACTGTTGAGTTAAATCCCCATAAGCCATTGCCTTTAGCATTAAACTTGTAGCTTCAAAATGAGTTCTACCAATGCCTACTGCAGGGATACATGGAGTGCACCCTAACATTGAAACCTCTTTTTTCATCCATGTAACAACTTGCCCAAATACAATACTATTATCTCTCTTGTGGAAAACCCTATAAGTACTTGACCGTATTTCTGGCCCGCCCCCTAACATCAATATATGGATTTTAATCTTATTTCCTCGTATTGAATCAACTAAAAAGGCAGGAGGAGTTAGTTTTCCAGGATCTTCAAAAAGTCCCTTACTCTGTTCAATTCGCTGAATATCATCTCCTTTAACTGCCATGGGCCGTGCAGGCAGGTTTTGAAGACCTTTTTCTATTCCTTTACTTATATCTTCAAAAAAATTAACCGGTAAGGTGGTTTCATTTCCAATTTCCACTATTACATGAGGAATTCCCGTATCATCACACAAGGGAAGGTCCTTTTTTTCTGCAATTCTAGCATTTTCGAGCAAAATTTCTAGGGCCCAGATGGCATTTCCATTAGATTCTGCTTTAAGGGCATTTTGGTAGGCATTTATCTGATCCTGGCGAAATGTGGTGCTTGCTTTTATGACTGCTTTTTGAACCTGATTTATAAGAGTCATGATACCTCCTTTAATATTTATAAAAATTTCATAATAACCAAAATTTAAGGGAATTATACCTGCCATTAAAGAGGTATGGCCAGATCAGATGGCCCTTTTTTTGAAATTATGGCTTCCGGATAATATCGATCAATCATGGATTTCACCAGTGACACCTGTCTAATGCGCTCACGAGCCTGGGATTTAGTAGTATCCCAGCCGTGATGTCCTGCTACTGAGCCCCCAGTTTTAAGATAAACCGGTGCTGCCGCCTTAATTATATCCGGAACCTCGTAATGGCGAATAAAGCCCCCTGATGATTTGGGGTTTTCAGTATGTACATCAATGGAAATATCAATGGAATCTCTTAATGAGGCCAGCATGGGTATCTGCAAGTCCCGCACAGGATTAAATGAATCCGCCCCCAATTCTTCTAAAAGTCTGGCTGAGGCAGGATTACCATGGCCGGTGTGGGCCGATATTTTAAAGTGTACTTCAGAGGGTATTTCTCCATCAGCCCTTAATTTATTCAAAATCCAGAGCAATCCCTCGTCATAAATTACTATTCCCCTGATACCCAGATTTATGGCCCTTTTCACATCTTCAATAGCATAGACCAGGTTTTCATATCCTCTCAAACGATATCCTATTCTAGCTCCTTCTTTAGTTTGAGCAGATGCACTGGTATCATATGTGGCCCGGGGGCCAACACTTAAAAAAAGTTCTATACTTGCTTCCCTGGCTAAGTCACCCATTTCTTCTATTTCAGAATCAGTAAGTAACATTATCCCCTTGGTCTGGGTCACCCGGTGAACAACCAATTCATAATCATCTAAAGCATCAATTAAAGAATTTAAAGCTTCTGGTTTTTGAATTCCAGGAACTTCAAAACGGTACTGTGCCCCATCATCAAATCTCTTTTTTGATTCCACCATATTCATTGAAAACGATTTAATTCCCATCTTTTCTAAATATAACCTGGTTTTATTCATAGATTCACCTCCATATTCATTCCAAATGAATAAGTTAAAAATTTTTTAATTTTAGAAGAATAACTACTAATGCCTGATGAGATATGAGTAAATTTAGTCTAATTGCGAAAATGAAACTTTTCGCCAAAATTCGAATACTCACTACAATAAAATAGGGTTACCCTTTTTATCAATTAAAGTTACCCATAAGATACCGAATGGACAATGATTCCATTTCATTTAGGATTTCCAGTTTTCGAATATCATATCCGGAATTAAGAAACTGAAACTTATGGAGTATTTCTTCTTTGGTAAATGGATTTTCTGATTCTCCCTGAGGTAAAAGAGTAGTTTTTTCAATAGAATATCTATTTAATTCGTTTCCACCCATATTAATTTTATTATAGGTCACTGCAACTCTAGATGGTCTTTTATGAGGTTGAAGATGGTCTAATTTTTCATCTAATTCAATAGCAATTTTTTGACTCAATGCCCTGACTTCAGGTGAAATTTGACTAATTGCTTTCACATCATCCACCCCTAAATCACCCCCGCAAAGGGTAATGGCTATGGAAAGGGGTAAACTCTGTCTTAAAGATTCAGGAGTTTCCGGATAATAATTATCATGTTCAGCTGCTGTTTTATATGTTCGAACTTTTATATGATCAATCTGGTTAATATTAATTCTTTTTAATTGTAATTCTTTATAGATTTGACGGGCCGAGTCAATAGAAGAGTGTAAATGGCGACAGACAGGATATCTCTTTAAATAAACATCTTTAATATGAAATTGGCCTAAAAGAGAAGTTACATTATCTACTAAATCTTCTTTTTCTTTAATAGTTGAGCACATACACTTTAAAAAACCTTCTTTCCCCTCTAAAATACTGGATGGTCCTGTGAATCCTCTTTGGGCTAATAAAGCAGATATTACTCCAGAATGTGCTGCATGCCCTGCATGAAGATGTTTACCCATGCTACCAGAGTGACCTGATTCCAAAAGTCCTGCTGATTGAGTACCGGCCAGTCCCAGAGCATTGACAGTCTCTTCAAAATTCAATCCCAGAATCTTAGAAGCAGCCGCCGCTGCACCAAAAACTCCCAGGGTAGATGTACTATGAAAACCCTTATTCCGATGCACAGGATTAACCATAATACCAAGAACTATTGCCACTTCATAGCCAGCAACCATGGCCTCCAGAAATTCTTTTCCAGATTTATCATGATATTCTGCCAAGGCAAGAGCAGCAGGTATAACAGAACAACCAGGATGGAGCTGAGCAATTCTATGACCATCATCCAGATCCAGAGCATGAGCTGAAATCCCATTAATCAAACAACCTTCCAGTAATCCACCTCCACCATGTCCCAGCACAGTAATTTCTTTAGATAAATCCCCAGGGGATAATTTAATGGATTCCATTGTATCCCAGATAGCCTGTGAACTTTTTTCTCTGGAACCTCTCAAACTAACTCCTAAAAAGTCAGTGAAACATAATTTAGCTTTTTCCAGAGCAAAAAGAGGTATTCCATCGATATGGAGATTAATTATAAAAGATGCTAGCGAGGTGGTAATCATATGATGGTAATGATTTAAAGAAGTGAATAAAGTTTTTCATTTAAATTCCAGTAATGGATACAACATAATTAAAAATAAAATTAAATTTTAATATTCATTCTTATGAGAGGTTTAGAAAGGTGCCGGCGGGCAGAAGGAGGCACCTCATAAAAACCAGTTTTTAGGTCCCTTGCTATTTCATTACGTAGCTTTAATTCACTCCTGATTTTCTTGCCACAGCGGGGACATTTGTATCCTTTACCACAACCTGCCGATTTCATACGTTTTCCACAATCACATAATGGATTTTTCTCAATGTATTCTGGAGCTAATGATTTAATCTGAATTTTTTCCAGGTTTAAAGTTCCCTGGGAACCAATACCTCCATAAGCAGTTATATGGTCTCCAGGGCGTAATTTTTTAATTAGCTTCCGGAAGTCTTTGGTGGGTTCATAGGCGGCACATTGTATGCTTCCCGAATCATCTTTAAGTTTGAAAAAAACATGCCCTCCTTCAATATTCCATGGCATGTCTTCCACTTCTCCCGAAGCAATATAGCACCCGAATTTTTCCATTTCACTGATTTTTTTTATTTTCTGGAGATGGATATCCGTATGCTGATTTGTTTTAAATATACAATACCTATCCAGTGGTTCATCTATTTCTACCAGGTTATGGGCCTCGAGAACAGCTTCGGGACTTTCTCCACGAATCCCATATAAAATAGGACATGGAGTATGAGGTTCAATGGCCATGTATCCTCCATCCAGATTATCAAAGGTTTGAGGATATGTTTTTTGATCCATTACTTTAACTGATTGGGGATTTATCCTTCTTTTGGAGCAGTAATTTTTACTCTGGCGATAAGATAATAACTCATATGTAATGTCATTAAGAGGGCATCCAATCGCTGATAAAGCCCCTATAATTCCCCTACCTTTTTTAAAGCAATAAAAATCAGCTCCTATTTCTTCTGCCAGGCTTTTTGCTTCTTTTATGGTTATTATGCTGCGTATGGCCTTCAGAGCAAATGATTCTAGTTTTTGGTTTACGGCTCCCTGATAAAAAACCACCCCTGGATTGGTATTCTCGTTTTCCAGGCATGATAATTCTTCCACTTTTTTTAAAATAATTTTTTTTGCTTTTTCTATCTGATTGATAGAATCCAAAACCATTTTAAATGATGTGGCACCATTCCCCCTTGTTTTAAATCTGGCAAAAGGATTAAGCCGGATTAGCCTAGGATGTCCCTCCACTTTGAAACCACAATATTTAAGTTCATCAATAATTACACAAGTAATATAAGTTGTGCACATTCCTTCTGGGGAATCTGTGTCATCTATTCCCACGTAAATTTCATACATTTAGTCATCACCGGTGATCTTATGAATAATCCTGAAAGGATTCATGTACTTCAAGAAATAAATAATCTTTTATCCAATCATGGATTTGAAACTTCTCATATATATGATAGAAGTTGCTTTGATATGGTGGCCCGGAAGAAGTTATTGCTTCTCTTATTAAAGGTTTTAATTAACATTGACAGTATTAATGGATTGCAGGCAGATGCTATAAAGAAAGTTTCCAGTACTTTTTTGGGTTCGCCTCTTATTGTAGGTCTTAAATCCAAAACAGAATACCTGGAAGAAGATGTGGTTTATGAAAGACACGGCATCCCGGTTATTGGACTGGAAACCCTAAAAAATATGATTATCGACGAAGATTACCCTGAAATACTGGCAGATAGGGGAGGATACTACGTTCAAGTTAATGGAGAGGCCTTAAAAGATGTTCGTGAAGAATATAATCTTTCACTCAAAGATTTAGCTAATCTAGCCCATGTATCCCGTGAAACAATCTATAAATATGAACATGGTCTGGTACGGGCCTGTCCCGAAACTGCCATGATGCTGGAAGATATATTAAATCTCAAAATAACTATTTCTATTGATTTATTTAAAGTTCCAGATCAAAAAATTTGTGCAGATTCTCTGGAAAAACAAAATGAAGGAGAATCAAACTTGCTAATTGATCTGGGTTTTGGAGTTATGCCCACCCAGAAAACACCATTTGATGCCCTGGCCACCATGCAAAAACCCACTATTTCCAATAATAGAAATCCTCTAATTACCAATCTGGATAAAAAAAGAAACCAGAAAACGCTGCAAAAAATGGCAGTTAATTTAAAGGATCTTTCCATAGTCACTGGTTCGGATGCTGTTTTCATTATGGACCGTAAAAAGTCTTTTGAGTCTCTGGATGGAATCCCGGTGGTTAAAAGCTGGGAAATTGGTGAAATGGAAACTCCTCTAGAACTTATTAAATTAATAAGGGAAAGGAAAGAGTGTAGTTAAAAACCTCTCTTATGTAAAATTAGTTAATTATTTTTAAATTGGGATTTATATAAGTATAAAAAAAAGAATGGTGAGTTATTCATTAAATAACAGACTAAATGTCTGTTCTGCCTCTTTTTTAGATGCTATGCCCAGAGCAACAGCATCAACATAATCCAGTGTTTTTAAAAATTCAAAGGCATCTTCTGGAGTTAATATTCCTGCAGCCAGTATTTTTTTAGCAATTATTGTTTTATCAAGTTCCATAACCAGATTTCTAAGCTGTGATCTTTGATCTGGCAGGAATTCTTGAGTATCCATTAAATATCCCAGTTTATTGACTGGCATGAGATAAATTTCAAAATCATTTAATATAGGTGATTCTAAAAGAGATTGAGTGGTTTTAAAGGGAGTATGGGTAACCAGACCAGGGATTGAATTTGTATTTTTTATAATATCCAGATATTCTCCTAACTCTTCCCATTTACAGTTATCAGTTATATCAGCATGGAGTAACATTACGCTTGCTTTAAGGGATGAAAGCATTTCAATATCCTCCATTTCATGACCAGGGCGTATGGTTCCCACCACATCCATATAAAATCCATCATTCCCTGCCAGTTTCAGGGCCTGGATTACCGGCTCATAGGGTAGAAGCTGAATTCCCCGTATACCCATTTCATGTGATTTTTTAATAATTTCAGCCATGTTTTCAGGCTGGGAATACAAATCAAGTTGATAAAGACGGGCGCGATGTCCAAATTGAGCCGCGCCAATAAAAGGAGAAGTTCCTAAGAGTGTTTGAGGGATTTTTTTATTATTTACATGCAAGTAATCTTTGAACATATATTTAACTTCCTTTCATGGTTTTTAAATTAATTTTGAGTCATATTTATTTATATTCACTCAGTAGGGTGATGGATTAATAGATTTAAACATCAGATACCTTATTAAAGATATGATCAATTCCCCCTTAAATATAGCCCTATTGATTAAGGGAGTGAATTTTTAATAAATATAAAATGACATATTTAAATGTCTGCTTATCAATACCAATATTTAGAGAAAATATATGGTGAAATTATGGACCAAATGAAGGTAATTATTGCCGATTCAATAAATGAAAAAGGAATTTCCGATCTCAAAGAGGTAGCTGAAGTAACAGTAGCGACCTCCATTACTCCAGAAGAACTGGTAGAAGTCATAAAAGAATACGACGCTATTGTAGTTAGAAGCAGAACTAAAGTGACCCGTGAAGTAATTGAAGCAGGTTCTAAACTCAAGGTAATTGCTCGGGCAGGTGTGGGGGTGGATAATGTTGATGTTCAGGCCGCCACAGAAAAGGGGATAATGGTGATTAATGCACCTGAATCTACTTCAATTACAGTTGCAGAACATTCCATGGGTTTGATGATGTCCCTGGCCCGGAAGATATCTATAGCAGATAAATCAGTTAAATCAGGACAATGGGAAAAAAGCAAATTTATGGGTATTGAATTAAATAATAAGACCCTTGGTATAGTGGGAATGGGCAGAATAGGTTCCCAGGTAGTTATAAGAGCAAAAGCATTTAACATGGAAATTTTGGTTTATGATCCCTATATCAGTAAAGAAGCCGGGGCAGAAATGGGAGTAAGTGTGGTTGATCTGGAAACCCTGCTTAAAGAATCTGATGTCATTACCATTCACGTGCCATTAACTCCTGAAACCAGACACTTAATTTCCACCAGAGAAATGGAAATAATGAAAAACACCGCTTTTATCATCAACTGTGCTAGAGGAGGAATTGTTGATGAAGATGCTCTTTATTATGCTTTAAAAAATGACATAATAGGTGGAGCCGCTCTGGATGTATTTGAAAGTGAACCACCCCAAGAAAGTCCACTTTTAGAACTGGATAATCTGCTGGCCACCCCTCATATTGGTGCTTCCACTGCAGAAGCCCAGCGAGATGCAGCTTTAATTGTGGCCAATGAAATAATTACAGTTTTCCAGGGAGGTTCACCACGCAATGTATTAAATATGCCGGTGATGGATTCTAAGAATTTCAAAATCATGAAGCCCTATCTGGATCTTTCTGAGAAAATGGGAAGCTTTATGGAACAGGCCACTTCAGGAAACATAAAAAATATGGATGTAACCTACTGTGGAGAACTATCAGAAATGCCCCAGCAAGATATTTTAACCAGGACTATGCT
This genomic interval carries:
- a CDS encoding fumarate hydratase, whose amino-acid sequence is MTLINQVQKAVIKASTTFRQDQINAYQNALKAESNGNAIWALEILLENARIAEKKDLPLCDDTGIPHVIVEIGNETTLPVNFFEDISKGIEKGLQNLPARPMAVKGDDIQRIEQSKGLFEDPGKLTPPAFLVDSIRGNKIKIHILMLGGGPEIRSSTYRVFHKRDNSIVFGQVVTWMKKEVSMLGCTPCIPAVGIGRTHFEATSLMLKAMAYGDLTQQSPVENYITDSINRTKVGPLGLGGSATALGSFVKVGPQRASGVRIVSMRPCCCMEPRRAIIEF
- the serA gene encoding phosphoglycerate dehydrogenase — protein: MKVIIADSINEKGISDLKEVAEVTVATSITPEELVEVIKEYDAIVVRSRTKVTREVIEAGSKLKVIARAGVGVDNVDVQAATEKGIMVINAPESTSITVAEHSMGLMMSLARKISIADKSVKSGQWEKSKFMGIELNNKTLGIVGMGRIGSQVVIRAKAFNMEILVYDPYISKEAGAEMGVSVVDLETLLKESDVITIHVPLTPETRHLISTREMEIMKNTAFIINCARGGIVDEDALYYALKNDIIGGAALDVFESEPPQESPLLELDNLLATPHIGASTAEAQRDAALIVANEIITVFQGGSPRNVLNMPVMDSKNFKIMKPYLDLSEKMGSFMEQATSGNIKNMDVTYCGELSEMPQQDILTRTMLQGILNPILTEPVNLVNAPSIAQNRGIIVTEGKRCESEGYKCIIKLEIKTDKDEFSLDGTYVDEPKIIKINNYWVDVKPEGTMVIAKYQDLPGTIGAIGTKLGEHEINIATMQVGRKEVGGEAIMVLKVDQSVPQSVIDEVKKMDHVEDAVALEF
- a CDS encoding transcriptional regulator is translated as MNNPERIHVLQEINNLLSNHGFETSHIYDRSCFDMVARKKLLLLLLKVLINIDSINGLQADAIKKVSSTFLGSPLIVGLKSKTEYLEEDVVYERHGIPVIGLETLKNMIIDEDYPEILADRGGYYVQVNGEALKDVREEYNLSLKDLANLAHVSRETIYKYEHGLVRACPETAMMLEDILNLKITISIDLFKVPDQKICADSLEKQNEGESNLLIDLGFGVMPTQKTPFDALATMQKPTISNNRNPLITNLDKKRNQKTLQKMAVNLKDLSIVTGSDAVFIMDRKKSFESLDGIPVVKSWEIGEMETPLELIKLIRERKECS
- a CDS encoding MmgE/PrpD family protein; amino-acid sequence: MITTSLASFIINLHIDGIPLFALEKAKLCFTDFLGVSLRGSREKSSQAIWDTMESIKLSPGDLSKEITVLGHGGGGLLEGCLINGISAHALDLDDGHRIAQLHPGCSVIPAALALAEYHDKSGKEFLEAMVAGYEVAIVLGIMVNPVHRNKGFHSTSTLGVFGAAAAASKILGLNFEETVNALGLAGTQSAGLLESGHSGSMGKHLHAGHAAHSGVISALLAQRGFTGPSSILEGKEGFLKCMCSTIKEKEDLVDNVTSLLGQFHIKDVYLKRYPVCRHLHSSIDSARQIYKELQLKRININQIDHIKVRTYKTAAEHDNYYPETPESLRQSLPLSIAITLCGGDLGVDDVKAISQISPEVRALSQKIAIELDEKLDHLQPHKRPSRVAVTYNKINMGGNELNRYSIEKTTLLPQGESENPFTKEEILHKFQFLNSGYDIRKLEILNEMESLSIRYLMGNFN
- a CDS encoding tRNA(Ile)(2)-agmatinylcytidine synthase, with the protein product MYEIYVGIDDTDSPEGMCTTYITCVIIDELKYCGFKVEGHPRLIRLNPFARFKTRGNGATSFKMVLDSINQIEKAKKIILKKVEELSCLENENTNPGVVFYQGAVNQKLESFALKAIRSIITIKEAKSLAEEIGADFYCFKKGRGIIGALSAIGCPLNDITYELLSYRQSKNYCSKRRINPQSVKVMDQKTYPQTFDNLDGGYMAIEPHTPCPILYGIRGESPEAVLEAHNLVEIDEPLDRYCIFKTNQHTDIHLQKIKKISEMEKFGCYIASGEVEDMPWNIEGGHVFFKLKDDSGSIQCAAYEPTKDFRKLIKKLRPGDHITAYGGIGSQGTLNLEKIQIKSLAPEYIEKNPLCDCGKRMKSAGCGKGYKCPRCGKKIRSELKLRNEIARDLKTGFYEVPPSARRHLSKPLIRMNIKI
- a CDS encoding peptidase, with the translated sequence MNKTRLYLEKMGIKSFSMNMVESKKRFDDGAQYRFEVPGIQKPEALNSLIDALDDYELVVHRVTQTKGIMLLTDSEIEEMGDLAREASIELFLSVGPRATYDTSASAQTKEGARIGYRLRGYENLVYAIEDVKRAINLGIRGIVIYDEGLLWILNKLRADGEIPSEVHFKISAHTGHGNPASARLLEELGADSFNPVRDLQIPMLASLRDSIDISIDVHTENPKSSGGFIRHYEVPDIIKAAAPVYLKTGGSVAGHHGWDTTKSQARERIRQVSLVKSMIDRYYPEAIISKKGPSDLAIPL
- a CDS encoding citryl-CoA lyase, whose product is MAIGRESLENVFKINNPKWRTSITKVEPNNIVTRGYSQESLIGNISFSEMVYLLIKGEIPEKKESEMLSAVLVSFCDHGVTPPSTQAARLMASAGSKVHACIAGGLLAFGKNHAGAIEKSMRAFQEFIQNSKPETDIRVMAEEFVNNYIEKGNKVPGFGHRYHSEDPRATRLIQLAQEYDCIGDHTRLAMAVQEVMVEKKGIKMNIDGANSGILSDMGFNWRTGTGIFMIGRLPGLISHVYEEKVREPDFRKFFDIEEIYYDGAENRSADEINMATLNSIPRLVD